ACCACGTGAAGGCCGCCTCGCTCGCCGACATCCTCGGCTTCGCCCCCGGCAAGAAATCTCACAAACCGGTCATCGTCCACGAAGACGAAGTCCCGGAAAAATACCGCCGCTACTACAAGATGCTCACCGAACTCCGCTCCCACGTGATGGAGAAGCTCGGCGAGCACACCGAAGACACGCTGATGAAGTCCTCGAAGGACGACTCTGGCGACCTCTCCGGCTACGGTCAGCACATGGCCGACGCGGGCACCGACACCTTCGACCGCGACTTCGCCCTCTCGCTCGTTTCGAGCGAGCAGGAAGCCCTTTCCGAGATCGAGGCCGCCATCAAGCGCATCCACGACGGCACCTACGGCATCTGCGAATCCACGCAAAAGCCCATCGCCAAGGAACGCCTGCTCGCCGTGCCCTTCACCCGCTACTCCGCCGAAGCCCAAAAGGACGTCGAACGCCACTCCCACCGCTCGCAACAGCGCGGCGGCCTGTTCGGCGACGCGGGCGATGAAGAAGGCGGCGGCAAAGCCTCCGACGACGACGGCGGCGGCGACGAGTGACGCGGCTGATTTTGGATTTTGGTATTTCGATTTTAGATTGAGCTCTGATCCAGGCATTCCGATGTCCGTGACCAAGCCCGCGATAGCGCCTGCCCAATCCCAAATCCAAAATCCGAAATCCAAAATCGAGCGCACCCTCGCCTATCGCCGCCTCTGGCTTGTCGCGTTCGGTGTCTACGTGCTCGACCAGCTCACGAAGCTGGCGATTGAGGCGCGTCTGCCCTACCCGACTTACGGCCCACCCGCGCACGTCCCGGTTATCGACGGGTTCTTCAACCTCGTGCACGTCGGCAACACCGGCGCGGCTTGGAGCATTCTCAGCGGTCGCGGCCACTGGCTCGGCCTGCTCGCCGTCGCGACCCTGATCGCGATCTATTTCTGGCGCCACACGCTCGGGCTGCGCAACGGCATCGTGCAACTCTGCTTCGGCGGACTCTGCGGCGGCACCGTCGGCAACCTCACCGACCGCCTCCGCGTCGGCCACGTGGTCGACTTCCTCGACTTCCATTTCGGCAGCTACATCTACCCGTCGTTCAACGTCGCCGACATGGGCATCGTGTGCGGCGTCTTCGGCTACATTCTCTGGTCGTTGAAGCAACCGGCGGAATCCGGGCGGTAGGGCGCCGACTCCGTTCCGCTCCGAGCGGCGGCGAAGGGACTCGCCGCCCTACCTCATTCCACGTTCGCCATCTGCTCGCGCACACGCTCGAGCTCGTTCTTGCACTCGATCACGCGCTGGCTGATTTGCAGGTCGTTCGCCTTGCTGCCGATGGTGTGAATCTCGCGACCGATCTCCTGGATGATGAACTCCGCCTTGCGGCCCACTTCACCTTCCGAGCGCAACAGCTCCCTGAGTTGGCCGAAATGGCTCCGCAGCCGCGTGATTTCCTCCGTCACGTCGCAACGGTCGGCGAACAACGCCACCTCCTTGAGCACGCGCTCGTCGCTGACGTCCAGCTCGAGCCCCGCCGCGCGCAAGCGCTGCATCAGCTGCTCACGGTAGCCCGGCGCCACATGCGGGGCACGCTGCGCGATCGCCTCGACGTGCCCGTGCAGTTTTTCGATCCGCCCGAGAAAATCCACCAGCAGCGCCTCGCCCTCCTTCGCGCGCATCGCCCCGAGCCCGCGCAATGCCGCCAACAACGCCTGCTCCACCGCCGGCCACGCCTGCTCCACCGTGCCGAGCTTGCCGCCGCCGCCCTGCGAACTGGCGATCTCCCAGAGCAACTCCGCCGTCGGCGCGAACGGCACGCCGCGCGCCTGCGCCAGCGAGCGCAGCCGATCCAGCGTTTCCGTGATGGCCTCCTCGTCCCAACCGGCCTCGAATCCGCCGGTCACTTCCACGACGACGTGGACCTTGCCGCGCACGACGACTTTGCGCACGGCCTCCGCCACGGCGGACTCCATCGCATCCCAGGCGTCGGGCAGGGCCATCGTGAGGTCGAGGCCGCGCCGATTGACCGAGTTCACCTGCACGGTGATCGCGTGTGTGCCGAACTGGGCGGATCCGCGGCCGAAGCCGGTCATCGAATTCATGACCGAACTCCAACCTCCAAATCCGGAAAGGCCAAAGCAAAAACCAACCGCCGGCCTGGCACCATCAGCCCAGCATCCGCTGGACCTGCTGCACGTCCTTGTCGCCGCGGCCGCTGAGATTCACGACGAGGATTTGCCCGGGCTTCATCTCCTTCGCGCGCTTCACGGCGTAGACGAGCGCGTGCGTCGATTCGAGCGCGGGGATGATGCCTTCGAGGCGCGAGCACAGCTGGAACGCCGCGAGCACCTCGTCGTCGGTCGCGTAGGCGAATTGGATGCGGTTGAGGTCGCGATAAAACGCGTGCTCCGGTCCGATCGCGGCGTAGTCGAGTCCCGCGCTCACGGAGTGCGTCAGCTCGATCTGTCCGTCCTCGTTCTGGAGAATGTAGGTCTTGCCGCCCTGCAACACGCCGAGCCGGCCGCCTTCGAAGCGCGCCGCGTGCTCGCCTTTGCGGATGCCACGGCCGCCGGCTTCGACGCCGGTCAGCGTCACACCGGTGTCGTCGAGAAATTCGAAGAACGCACCGATCGCGTTCGAGCCGCCGCCCACGCACGCGACGATCTCGTCCGGCAGCCGGCCCTCGCGCGCGAGGATCTGTTCTTTCAATTCGAGACCGATCACGCGGTGAAAATCGCGCACCATCATCGGATACGGATGCGAACCCAGCGCAGAGCCGAGAATGTAGTGCGTGTTGCGCACATTCGTCACCCAGTCGCGCATCGCTTCGTTCACGGCGTCC
This window of the Candidatus Didemnitutus sp. genome carries:
- a CDS encoding TraR/DksA C4-type zinc finger protein; translated protein: MAKKHPAKKLVKKATPTKSAKPAKTLPAKKTPAPTKVAAKPAAAKPEPSKSAPAPAPKAKGAMSAADLKRMILERKSAGPAKSISFSLDEVREIAKKNESTVPSTEKTAKTAKSATGKIADAHAKHDKPHKPNHVKAASLADILGFAPGKKSHKPVIVHEDEVPEKYRRYYKMLTELRSHVMEKLGEHTEDTLMKSSKDDSGDLSGYGQHMADAGTDTFDRDFALSLVSSEQEALSEIEAAIKRIHDGTYGICESTQKPIAKERLLAVPFTRYSAEAQKDVERHSHRSQQRGGLFGDAGDEEGGGKASDDDGGGDE
- the lspA gene encoding signal peptidase II, which produces MSVTKPAIAPAQSQIQNPKSKIERTLAYRRLWLVAFGVYVLDQLTKLAIEARLPYPTYGPPAHVPVIDGFFNLVHVGNTGAAWSILSGRGHWLGLLAVATLIAIYFWRHTLGLRNGIVQLCFGGLCGGTVGNLTDRLRVGHVVDFLDFHFGSYIYPSFNVADMGIVCGVFGYILWSLKQPAESGR
- the trpB gene encoding tryptophan synthase subunit beta, with protein sequence MSAPVATSEKRFHQPDASGHFGAYGGVYVPETLMTALEELTAAYAAAKDDPSFQADLKRHLKEFAGRPTELYFAERLTQHCGGAKIYFKREDLLHTGAHKINNALGQALLALRMGKKRIIAETGAGQHGVATAAVCAKFGLDCTVYMGAVDMERQALNVFRMRLMGAKVVAVESGQKTLKDAVNEAMRDWVTNVRNTHYILGSALGSHPYPMMVRDFHRVIGLELKEQILAREGRLPDEIVACVGGGSNAIGAFFEFLDDTGVTLTGVEAGGRGIRKGEHAARFEGGRLGVLQGGKTYILQNEDGQIELTHSVSAGLDYAAIGPEHAFYRDLNRIQFAYATDDEVLAAFQLCSRLEGIIPALESTHALVYAVKRAKEMKPGQILVVNLSGRGDKDVQQVQRMLG
- a CDS encoding YicC family protein encodes the protein MNSMTGFGRGSAQFGTHAITVQVNSVNRRGLDLTMALPDAWDAMESAVAEAVRKVVVRGKVHVVVEVTGGFEAGWDEEAITETLDRLRSLAQARGVPFAPTAELLWEIASSQGGGGKLGTVEQAWPAVEQALLAALRGLGAMRAKEGEALLVDFLGRIEKLHGHVEAIAQRAPHVAPGYREQLMQRLRAAGLELDVSDERVLKEVALFADRCDVTEEITRLRSHFGQLRELLRSEGEVGRKAEFIIQEIGREIHTIGSKANDLQISQRVIECKNELERVREQMANVE